The Acutalibacter muris genomic sequence ATCGTTCAGAAAGCGATTGGTACCGGCCTTTTTTCGTTTTCTGGACGATTTCCGGCATGGAAAAGAGATGATGATGTATCAAATCGCCGGTATCTTGGGTGGGCAACAAAGCGCCCATCCTCCCCATTATCTACAGCCTGTTTCCCTTGGAATATGGCCGGTTTGTGGAGGTGTTCGGCGGCTCTGGGAGCGTGCTGCTGGGCAAGCCTCCTGACTCTTTTGAGGTGTACAACGACTTCGACCGCAATCTCACAAACCTGTTCCACTGCATGAAAGAACGGACGATGGCGACTATCCGGGAGTTGGGGTTTTCCAACCTCAATTCCCGCGCGGATTTCCAGGCTATCAAGAAGTTTTTTCAACATGAACAATTCGATGACAGATTCCTGGAAGAAGAAATGGAAATGACGGAAATCTTGTTCCCACCGCCAGCGGCAGAGGAATTGCAGGCCATCCGGCAGCGCATCACCAAGGATTACGACGTGCGCCAGGCGGCTATGTACCTGAAGTTACTGCGATATAGCTACTCCAGCGGAAAGAAATCTTTCGCCTCCCAGCCCTTCGACTTGCGGCGGCTGTTTGGCCTTATTCAGCAACTGGAGAGCAGATTGGCCAATGTGGTAATCGAAAATCAGGACTTTGAAACGCTCATCCACCACTATGATAGGCCTGACACCTTCTTCTATCTCGACCCGCCGTACTTCTCCACAGAGGATATGTACGCTGTGGAGTTTGCCTGGGCAGATCATGTTCGGCTGCGGGACACGGCGGCGAATATGCAGGGCCGGTTTCTGCTGTCCTACAACGATTGTGCAGAGATTCGAGAGTTGTACGACGGATTCCCCATTTTTGATTTCACCAGAGTCCACTCCATGGCTCAGCGGTATGAGGCCGGGAAGGAATTCAAGGAACTGCTCATCGGCAACTACGACCTGTTCGAGAGAGAAAAATCCAAGCCCGCTCAAATGAAATTTGAAATATAGGATGTGATTATTTTGAAGAATGAACAATTTATTCTGGTGTCCGTGCCCCTGGAGATGTTCCTGGAGGCAGGCATCAGCACGGAGAGCATCATTCAGGTGAGTGCTCGAGAGGGGAAAATCATCCTCGATACCCCGGACAGCACCGAGGATTATGTCTGCGACCGGGATTGCGATAACTGCCCGCTTAATGCTGTCCCCTGCGAGTTTGATTGCAAGGGCTGCCCCTGCGAGGCCAACTGCGATGGAAGGGGGGTGGACGAATGAAAAAGCTGCTGCGCATTTTGGGCAAGCGAGGGCGTATCACCATCCCCTTTGAAATCCGGCAGCGGGTGGGGTTTGTCTACAACGACGTGCTATCTTTCACCGAGAGTGAAGATGGGCGGTCGGTGGTTATCCGCAGGGAGAAGCTCTGCGATGACTGCCGGGGCAAGACCGTGAGCGCTATGGCGGATGACAGGACTATGTTGCTGGAACTGCTGGATTCGCTCCCCACGGAACTCAAGAAAGCAGCTTTTGTGCAGCTTTCGGAAAGTCTCGGCAGGCTGCCCAAGAGGGAAATTCGAACTGGACCGCCGCGCATCCGGGAAGCGGAAACGCCCATGTGATTGGAGGTGTTCGCGTATAAAATCAATCCGCGCTCCGCCCAGATCGTGGGGCATTTCTGGCTGAATCTTTGTTGCATATTTATTCGGATTTGGTCTGGACTTTTCGGAAGTTTATGGTATGCTTGTGGTCAAGAAAAACTCCAAGAAAGGATGAAATCCATGAAGAAAATCTTGACCGCTATTATAGCCGCCGCCCTGCTGGTCAGCAGCGCCGGGTGCCAGGTACAACAGCCCCAGGCACCACATTCAGAGCCGGAACCCGCGCCCCAGGCGCTCATCTTGAATGTAGCCTCGCCCAACGATACCAGTGAGGAACGCATTTACACGAGCGCTGTCATAGAGCAGATCACAGCTGGCCTCAAGGTTAAACTGGATACGGCAGATAAGAAGAAAGTGGAGCCAAAAGCCTCCCCTGCCGCCCAGCGGAAAGAGGTGCAGGAGTCGGAAAAACAGCCAGAAAATCCTGCCATAGAGTCAAAAGCAGCGACAGCAACTCCCACTCCCGAACCGCCTGCCACCGAGCCTGACGCCTACCTGAAAGTCACCGTAAGGGCAACTCCCACCCCGCCGCCAGCGGCTACTACTGCGCCGACTCCTACACCGGAGCCGCCAGTCCCCACTCCCGCACCTGCCGGGCCTACCCCTGCCCCGGCAGAACCCACACCGGAGCCGGTCATAGAGGAACCCACCTTCGACATCGGCTACTGGATCGGATACGCCCAAAGCTGCGCGCAAGGGTTGGGCCTGCGGCTGGAAAGCAGCGCGGTGGACTGCTGGGATAACCCCATCGGGGCCGGGCCGCACAGTACCTGCCTGGAGAGGGACATCAGCAGCCGATTGAATAGATATGCAAACGACCCGGATATCACCGATGTGTGGGTGTGGTACGAATCCACCGGGAACAACACCTACAACATCTATATCGGGTACGCATGATAACAAAAACTTAACACTAACACCAAGCGCACTGTGAAACCACGGTGCGCTTTTTTTGATGCCCAAAAGGGCAGAAAAGGAGAGAATATGACGTCTACTGTTAAACGGAAAAGCATGGCGCTGGTCATGGCACTGCTTCTGTGCTTTTCCATGTTCGTCAGCTTCGGAACTACGGCCCAGGCCGCTGGAGAGCGCTCGGAAATCTATATGGTGAGCTTCCCCCGTGACGCGGAAAGCAACCGCGACCATTGGGACCGGGACAACCTCCAGTTCATGAACGGTTGGTATATGGAGGCTTATGATATGTTCGCCACCTTTGCCGTTGGCTCCCATGAGGGCAAGGTGGCGTATTGTATTGAGCCGGGTACACCCATCGACAACGCCCACACGTTTACCGCCAAGGACGAAACATTTTGGGACAACTATCCGTCCTCGCTCAACAAGACTATCGACGCGGACACTATCAAATCCCTGATTGGGCGCATCCTGCAGTACGGCTACACCGGCAATATTGATCCCACCTGGGTATCTCAGAACAGCGCCGCAGCTGACAAGCTGGCACACGTTTATGCAACCCAGCTTCTGATTTGGGAAACTATCGTTGGCGAGAGGGATGAGCAGTTTGCTCACGTCAGCACCGGCGGGAAAAATCCTGTGCTTGATTTCATCAAGCCTGGGCATCCTCTGCGCTCCCGGATCATGGACAAGTATAATTCCATGGTCACCAGCGTCCAGAATCACAGCAAAGTGCCGTCCTTCATGGCGAAAAGCCGGGGCAAGGCTCCCACTATTGAGTTGGAATGGGATGGCAACCAGTACACTGCCAAGCTCACCGATGACAACAAAGTGCTGGGGAACTACAATTTTACCTCTGACTACACTGCAATGAAGTTCACCACCAGCGGCAACGTACTGACCATCACCAGTCCCACAGCTCCTACTGGTGATGTAACCGTCAGTGCCAGCAAAAAGGACTCTAAGCGCATGGGCCTGGTTGTGTGGGATGACGGCTCCTTCGGCCCCGGCGTTGGGCAGCAGAACACGGTCACCTACACCCAATCCGTTACCGACCCTATTGCCGCCTATCTCAAGCTGAACGTGTCCTACGGCTCCGCAAAGATCGTCAAGACCTCTGAGGACGGCAAAGTGGAGGGTATCACCTTCCGCATCACCGGCAGCAGCATCGACCAGACCGTCACCACCAACAGCCGTGGCGAGGTGCAGATCGACAACCTGCAGCCGGGAGAATACACCGTCACGGAGCAGGTGGATGGCGACTATGTCCCCCAGGAGCCGCAGAAGGTAACTGTGCAGGCCGGACAGACGGCGACCGTCAGCTTCAATAACAGCTTGCAGAAAGGCTCCCTGACCGTTACCAAGAATAGCGAGGACGGCTTGAATTCTGGTGTTCGTTTCCACTTATATGGGACTTCCAGTATGGGCGAAACTGTGGATCTGTACGCCACTACCAACATCTCTGGTGTAGCGCAGTTCACCGATGTGCCTATTGGCAGCGGGTACACCCTGGAGGAAGTGGATACGGCTGTCCGCTATGTTGTACCCGCCACTCAGACTGCCAATATTGAGTGGGAGAAGGTTACCAATGCCACCTTCCGCAATGTCCTCAAGAAGTTTAATATCACTCTTAACAAGGTGGACGGCGAAACAGGCACTCAGCAGGGCGACACCACTTTGGCAGGCGCTGTGTACGGCGTGTATAAGGACGGCGAGTTGGTGGACACCTACACCACAGATTCTGACGGACATTTTACCACCAGCTACTATGTGTGTGATTCCGGTTGGACGGTTCAGGAAATCACTCCCAGCGAGGGATATCCGCTGGACGAAACCTCCTACCCCGCGGGCGCTGATCCCAAACAGTATGAGGTGGAATTCAACTCGGCCCCGGCTCTCACCAGCCCTGAAACCGTGCAGAAGAGCAAAATCACGCTCATCAAGCATTGTGACGATGGATCCACGCAGATCGAGACCCCGGAGGTGGGCGCGGAGTTTGCCGTATTCCTGAAGTCCTCTGGCAGCTATGACAGCGCCAAGGAGTCCGAGAGGGACTACCTGGTTTGTGACGAAAACGGCTATGCGGAAACCAAGCTGCTCCCCTATGGTGTGTACACCGTCCGTCAGACTAAGGGCTGGGACGGGCGCGAGCTCATGAAGGATTTTGACGTGTTCATCAATAAGGACGGCGGCGTATACCGGTATCTTATCAACAACGCGCCGTTCACCAGCTACGTCAAGGTCATTAAGACCGATTCCGAGACCGGAAAGGCTATCCCCTATGCCGGGGCCGGGTTCCAGATTTACGACCCCAATGGGCAGCTCGTCACCATGCGGTTCACCTATCCGGCGGTGACGGAAATCGACACCTTCTATACCACCACAGATGGCACCCTCATTACCCCAGAGGTTCTGCCCTACGGCACAGGCTACTCCCTGGTGGAAGTGCAGGCTCCTTACGGCTATGTGCTGAACTCTGAGCCTGTTTATTTTGACATTACCCCTGCTGGCTCCACAGAGGTAAGTGATGTCACCGTGGTAGAAGTAGAGCGGCCCAATATGCCGCAAAAGGGCGCCATCAGCATTACCAAGCAGGGCGAGGTATTCTCCTCCGTGACAGCTCTGGGCGGCGCGGCCACCGATGAGGACGGCAATGAAGTTGAACTCCCTGTCAGCTATCAGCCTGTCTATGAGGAAAAGCAGTTGGCTGGCGCGGTCTACGAGGTAACCGCTGCCGAGGATATCGTCACCCCGGACAGCACCCTGCGCTATTCCGCAGGCGAGGTAGTTGCCACCCTTACGACCGCCCAGGACGGCCCTGTTGCCACTGAACCCCTCTACCTGGGGAAGTACCTGGTGCGGGAGATCAAGGCCCCGTTTGGCACGGTTCTGGACACGGAAACGCATACTGTGGAGTTGACCTATGCTGGGCAGGAGGTAGAGATCACCGAGACTGGCGCCACCCTGCACGACGACCGGCAGAAGATAAAAATCAACCTGGAGAAGGTGTTAGAGCAGGACGAGCGGTTCCAGATTGGGATGAACGGCGAAATTGCCACCGTGCAGTTTGGCCTGTACGCCAGCGAGGATATCACCGCTGTAGATGGCTCCGTTATTCCTGCCGATGGGCTGATTGAGACCATTAACTGTGCGGAAGATGGTTCCATAGTGTTTGCCACCGACCTCCCTCTGGGCAGCTATTACGTCAAGGAGATCAGCACCGACAAGCATTATACCCTGCCCGATACTGTGTACCCCATTGTGTTCGAGTATGCCGGGCCAGATGTTGCGCTGGTGAAGGTTGCCCTGAACGACGGCGAACCTATCACCAACGAACTCATCTACAGCAGCATCAAGGGCCTGAAAATTGACCGGGAGAATCAGGAAACCATCGCCGGTGCGCTGTTTGGATTGTTCCGCCCGGATGCACTGCAATTCACTTCCGAGACCGCCATACTGACATCTACCTCAGATGAGAAAGGCGTGTTCAGCTTTGAGGATGTTCCTCTGGGAAATTGGATCGTCCGGGAACTGCAGCCTGCCGAAGGGTATCTTCCCAATACCGACATCCACCATGTCCAGGTAGAGCGCGACGAGCAGATTGTTGAAATCAACGTGGTAAATGACCGTATCCCGGAGCTGGGAACTACCGCCAACATCGGCGGCGAGAAGGAGGTAAACGCCACCGAAATCTTTACCCTGGAAGATGTAGTGGAGTACACCCATCTGGTACCGGGCAAGGAGTACACCGTCAAGGGTGTGCTTATGGACAAGGCCACCGGCGAAGCGCTGAAAATCAATGGTGCAGAGGCGCGTTCTGAAACCGCCTTCACCCCTGAGAACCCCAGCGGTACGGTCACGGTTGTGTTTGAATTTGATTCCAAGTATATCAAGGCCGACACCGATATTGTGGTGTTCGAGAGTCTGTATCAGGAGGGCCGGGAGCTGGCAATCCATGCTGACCTGGAAGATGAAAGCCAGACCGTGACCGTTCATGTGCCGGAGATCGGCACCCAGGCAACTATCGGAGAGGAAAAAGAGGTTACCATCGACGGGCCGATTACTATCGACGATGTGGTGGCGTTTAAGAATCTGACTCCTGGCAAGGAGTACAAGCTGGTGGGTGTCCTCATGGACAAGGCCACCGGTAATCCGTTCAAGGTTGGCGATAAAGAAATCCGTGCCGAGGCCACTTTTACCACTGAAAAGGCCGATGGCGAAACTGTAGTAAAGTTCACCTTCGACGGCAGCGGCATCACCCAGGCCACGGAAATCGTGGTGTTCGAAACGCTCTATCAGGGCGAGGTGAAGATTGCTGCTCATGAGGATATCAACGATGAAGGCCAGACTGTGAAGGTCGTGCCGGTCACTCCCGGCAAGCCCACCACGCCTAACCCCGGCAACCCGCAGACCGGCGACCGCTCCATTATGGGTTTCTGGATCGGTCTGGGCGCCATCGCGCTGGGCGGGTTGGCGGCTGGCATCATCATGTACAACAGAAAGAAAAAAGAGGATGGTGAGCGATGAAGAAGGTGTATATCTGCGCGCCCCTTTCGGGGGACGTGCAGGACAATCTAGAAAAAGCAAAACGCTATAGCGAATACGCACTGAGGTGCGGGGCGGCTCCGGTCACCCCGCATTTTTATGCGCTGTGTTTGGATGACAGCATCCCGGAGGAACGTGAGATGGGTATGGCTGCCGGGCTTAGTCTTCTGTGGTTTTGCGATGAGGTTTGGATGTTCGGTGACCAGACTACGGACGGCATGAGGGCAGAAATCAAGCTGGCACACAATCTCAATATCAAAGTTAGGATTATCAAGGAACACGAAATCAAAAAAGTGATAGGAGATGTTTCAGCATGAGAAAAAGATGGAAAAAGTTTTTGCTTTGCACTGTGTTCGCAGTGCTGCTGGTGCCGGTTCTGGCGGCTCCCGCCATGGCGACCGGCGATGTGGCAGGCGCTATCCAGAGCACCTGGACAACAGCGCAGGGGCAGATCCGCACAGTTGTCGACAATGTGGTGTTCCCTGTAATAGACATGATTTTGGCGATTTTATTCTTCGTCAAACTGGGGACCGCTTATTTCGACTACAAGAAGCATGGACAGTTTGAGTTCACGGCTCCGGCGATCCTGTTCGCCTGCCTTATCTTCATGATGACAGCCCCACTCTATATCTGGACGATTCTGTAAAATTATACACGGAGTGGGAGGGGCAATGCGCCCCTCCTGCTTACATTTTATAGGTGGTGATTTCTATTTTTGATTGGTTAGGGGACATTCTCGGCGGCATCGGAAGTGCTGTCGGCGGGGTGTTTGATACGATTGGAGAGCAGGTCTCGGCGGCCATCTGGGACGCCATGATACGATGGTTTTACAACACGATTTTTGACGCGGCCAGCGATTTCTTCACCATGATGGGCAACATGGGCGCGGATATCTTCGACCTGAACTGGGTCAGCGCGACCATATCCCTGTTTACCATGTTCGGCTGGTCGCTGTTCATTGCTGGGACGGTGGTTGCTGTGTTCGACGTAGCCATAGAATACCAGACTGGCAGGGCCAGCGTCAAGACTACGGCAATAAACGTCCTCAAGGGCTTCCGTGGCTTGGAATGTGGCTCCGGCCCTTCCCTATAGCCAAGGAGCAGGTGGCCCACTGGCGTCATATCCTCCGGG encodes the following:
- a CDS encoding AbrB/MazE/SpoVT family DNA-binding domain-containing protein, which codes for MKKLLRILGKRGRITIPFEIRQRVGFVYNDVLSFTESEDGRSVVIRREKLCDDCRGKTVSAMADDRTMLLELLDSLPTELKKAAFVQLSESLGRLPKREIRTGPPRIREAETPM
- a CDS encoding DUF3852 domain-containing protein, producing MRKRWKKFLLCTVFAVLLVPVLAAPAMATGDVAGAIQSTWTTAQGQIRTVVDNVVFPVIDMILAILFFVKLGTAYFDYKKHGQFEFTAPAILFACLIFMMTAPLYIWTIL
- a CDS encoding DNA adenine methylase, with the protein product MGNKAPILPIIYSLFPLEYGRFVEVFGGSGSVLLGKPPDSFEVYNDFDRNLTNLFHCMKERTMATIRELGFSNLNSRADFQAIKKFFQHEQFDDRFLEEEMEMTEILFPPPAAEELQAIRQRITKDYDVRQAAMYLKLLRYSYSSGKKSFASQPFDLRRLFGLIQQLESRLANVVIENQDFETLIHHYDRPDTFFYLDPPYFSTEDMYAVEFAWADHVRLRDTAANMQGRFLLSYNDCAEIRELYDGFPIFDFTRVHSMAQRYEAGKEFKELLIGNYDLFEREKSKPAQMKFEI
- a CDS encoding DUF7768 domain-containing protein → MKKVYICAPLSGDVQDNLEKAKRYSEYALRCGAAPVTPHFYALCLDDSIPEEREMGMAAGLSLLWFCDEVWMFGDQTTDGMRAEIKLAHNLNIKVRIIKEHEIKKVIGDVSA
- a CDS encoding conjugal transfer protein TrbL family protein, with amino-acid sequence MIRWFYNTIFDAASDFFTMMGNMGADIFDLNWVSATISLFTMFGWSLFIAGTVVAVFDVAIEYQTGRASVKTTAINVLKGFRGLECGSGPSL
- a CDS encoding SpaA isopeptide-forming pilin-related protein — its product is MALVMALLLCFSMFVSFGTTAQAAGERSEIYMVSFPRDAESNRDHWDRDNLQFMNGWYMEAYDMFATFAVGSHEGKVAYCIEPGTPIDNAHTFTAKDETFWDNYPSSLNKTIDADTIKSLIGRILQYGYTGNIDPTWVSQNSAAADKLAHVYATQLLIWETIVGERDEQFAHVSTGGKNPVLDFIKPGHPLRSRIMDKYNSMVTSVQNHSKVPSFMAKSRGKAPTIELEWDGNQYTAKLTDDNKVLGNYNFTSDYTAMKFTTSGNVLTITSPTAPTGDVTVSASKKDSKRMGLVVWDDGSFGPGVGQQNTVTYTQSVTDPIAAYLKLNVSYGSAKIVKTSEDGKVEGITFRITGSSIDQTVTTNSRGEVQIDNLQPGEYTVTEQVDGDYVPQEPQKVTVQAGQTATVSFNNSLQKGSLTVTKNSEDGLNSGVRFHLYGTSSMGETVDLYATTNISGVAQFTDVPIGSGYTLEEVDTAVRYVVPATQTANIEWEKVTNATFRNVLKKFNITLNKVDGETGTQQGDTTLAGAVYGVYKDGELVDTYTTDSDGHFTTSYYVCDSGWTVQEITPSEGYPLDETSYPAGADPKQYEVEFNSAPALTSPETVQKSKITLIKHCDDGSTQIETPEVGAEFAVFLKSSGSYDSAKESERDYLVCDENGYAETKLLPYGVYTVRQTKGWDGRELMKDFDVFINKDGGVYRYLINNAPFTSYVKVIKTDSETGKAIPYAGAGFQIYDPNGQLVTMRFTYPAVTEIDTFYTTTDGTLITPEVLPYGTGYSLVEVQAPYGYVLNSEPVYFDITPAGSTEVSDVTVVEVERPNMPQKGAISITKQGEVFSSVTALGGAATDEDGNEVELPVSYQPVYEEKQLAGAVYEVTAAEDIVTPDSTLRYSAGEVVATLTTAQDGPVATEPLYLGKYLVREIKAPFGTVLDTETHTVELTYAGQEVEITETGATLHDDRQKIKINLEKVLEQDERFQIGMNGEIATVQFGLYASEDITAVDGSVIPADGLIETINCAEDGSIVFATDLPLGSYYVKEISTDKHYTLPDTVYPIVFEYAGPDVALVKVALNDGEPITNELIYSSIKGLKIDRENQETIAGALFGLFRPDALQFTSETAILTSTSDEKGVFSFEDVPLGNWIVRELQPAEGYLPNTDIHHVQVERDEQIVEINVVNDRIPELGTTANIGGEKEVNATEIFTLEDVVEYTHLVPGKEYTVKGVLMDKATGEALKINGAEARSETAFTPENPSGTVTVVFEFDSKYIKADTDIVVFESLYQEGRELAIHADLEDESQTVTVHVPEIGTQATIGEEKEVTIDGPITIDDVVAFKNLTPGKEYKLVGVLMDKATGNPFKVGDKEIRAEATFTTEKADGETVVKFTFDGSGITQATEIVVFETLYQGEVKIAAHEDINDEGQTVKVVPVTPGKPTTPNPGNPQTGDRSIMGFWIGLGAIALGGLAAGIIMYNRKKKEDGER